A region from the Cannabis sativa cultivar Pink pepper isolate KNU-18-1 chromosome 9, ASM2916894v1, whole genome shotgun sequence genome encodes:
- the LOC133031486 gene encoding uncharacterized protein LOC133031486 translates to MTSPQVIGDPHYHISPYRYSYTTQPNTIEEEPHARYFTINLNAKFILAPHSSSMEVEDEESLFDDDAGNSTAFLENIGWISYETLMKSDVTEAILNIEDMLAKVYLPSLSFIAVGVIDCGRKMMNNNDYDNNNLNEEVGVNISVEVFVDELPQLDDDDDDDDDDDDDFDMNDVPIRFVAASEESIEKLEKVWVKDNPIFCSICLEDVSAGLEATKLPCTHAYHEECVVEWLQVSKFCPNCRVEIV, encoded by the coding sequence ATGACTTCTCCTCAAGTAATTGGTGATCCTCATTACCATATATCACCCTATAGATATAGTTATACTACTCAACCTAACACAATAGAAGAAGAGCCACATGCTCGTTACTTTACCATTAACTTAAATGCCAAGTTTATTCTTGCTCCACACTCATCTAGTATGGAAGTTGAAGATGAAGAATCTTTATTCGACGACGACGCGGGAAATTCCACtgcttttttagaaaatattggatggatttCGTACGAGACATTGATGAAGAGCGACGTTACTGAAGCCATACTTAACATTGAAGACATGCTTGCTAAGGTCTAtcttccttctctctcttttattGCCGTTGGCGTTATTGATTGCGGTAGAAAGATGATGAACAACAATGattatgataataataatttgaatgaaGAAGTCGGTGTTAATATTTCCGTTGAAGTTTTTGTTGATGAACTACCTCAACTTGATGACGACGACGATGACGACGATGATGACGATGATGACTTTGATATGAATGATGTTCCAATTCGCTTTGTAGCGGCAAGTGAAGAGTCAATcgagaaattagaaaaagttTGGGTTAAAGATAATCCAATTTTTTGTTCGATTTGTTTGGAGGATGTTTCGGCTGGTTTAGAAGCTACTAAGTTACCATGCACTCACGCGTATCATGAAGAATGTGTTGTTGAGTGGCTAcaagttagtaaattttgtcCAAATTGTAGAGTCGAGATAGTTTAA
- the LOC133031487 gene encoding uncharacterized protein LOC133031487, whose translation MVNLSTAIPTENIGNNSINHDYSEHTMQITQAIPTRTEYAQNMADFVINQVENAIETSQQATSQVISDPHVDNIFVGQVFSNKETLQNVVSLYSIRRNQPFKVKRSSKLDYKLVCIDENCTWSFLASKHGKTNMFKIRKIQHSHTCSIDVTSVDHPNATSNLIGSVIRTKFVKPKRDYTPNKIVDDMADDYCVSISYQKAWRAREKAIVDARCCPHESYSEIPRILYMMEKCNPYLVTDENDHFKYIYFAIGASIKGWQHCNPIIVTDGTFLKNQHGAALLIASAQNANRHIFPLAFAIVDSKNDTSWNWFFSKLKESYSEREGQCIISDRHESIAKAANTNFSNLMHGVCCYHLLKNIKTKFKNGGDELKNAFNGASKAYNAAEYEKKT comes from the exons ATGGTAAACCTTTCGACAGCCATTCCAACAGAAAATATTGGTAACAACTCCATCAATCACGACTACTCTGAACATACAATGCAAATCACCCAAGCTATACCTACAAGGACAGAGTATGCACAAAACATGGCAGACTTCGTAATCAATCAAGTTGAAAATGCAATTGAAACAAGCCAACAAGCAACAAGTCAGGTGATCTCAGATCCTCATGTTGATAACATATTTGTTGGACAAGTTTTTTCAAACAAAGAAACTCTACAAAATGTTGTCAGTCTATACTCTATAAGAAGAAATCAACCCTTCAAGGTAAAGAGATCCTCCAAACTTGACTATAAGCTAGTTTGCATCGATGAAAATTGTACATGGAGTTTCTTGGCATCAAAACAtggaaaaacaaacatgttcaAAATCAGAAAGATTCAGCATTCTCATACATGCTCAATAGATGTCACATCTGTAGACCATCCTAATGCAACAAGCAACCTGATTGGTAGTGTAATAAGAACCAAATTTGTAAAGCCAAAGAGAGACTACACACCAAATAAAATAGTGGATGACATGGCAGATGACTATTGTGTCTCCATATCTTACCAAAAAGCATGGAGGGCTAGAGAAAAAGCTATTGTAGATGCAAGATGCTGTCCACACGAATCGTACTCTGAAATACCAAGAATCTTATACATGATGGAAAAATGCAACCCAT ACCTTGTCACAGACGAAAATGACCACTTCAAATACATATACTTCGCAATAGGTGCTTCCATCAAAGGTTGGCAACACTGCAATCCAATAATAGTCACGGATGGTACTTTCTTAAAAAATCAACATGGTGCAGCATTATTAATAGCTAGTGCACAAAATGCAAATAGACACATATTTCCACTAGCATTTGCAATAGTAGACTCTAAGAATGACACTTCATGGAACTGGTTCTTCAGCAAGCTAAAAGAATCATACAGTGAAAGAGAAGGGCAGTGCATTATTTCAGACAGACATGAAAGTATTGCGAAAGCAGCAAATACAAACTTCTCAAACCTCATGCATGGGGTTTGTTGCTACCACTTGCTAAAAAATATCAAGACCAAGTTCAAAAATGGTGGAGATGAACTCAAGAATGCATTCAATGGAGCTTCCAAAGCTTACAATGCTgctgaatatgaaaaaaaaacatga